A region of Frederiksenia canicola DNA encodes the following proteins:
- the yaaA gene encoding peroxide stress protein YaaA, whose protein sequence is MLAIISPAKTLDFETKIDGFTFSQPELTTYSQQLIEICKQLSPTEVGSLMSISDKLAALNVARFTEWQVEHTEKNSKAAIFAFKGDVYTGLEAETLNKTEIAYAQRHLRMLSGLYGLLKPLDLMQPYRLEMGTKLANSQGKDLYAFWGNVIIEHLQQAIDEQGDNILVNLASDEYFSAVKPSQLNAQIIKPVFLDEKNGKFKVISFYAKKARGMMVRFMLQTQPTSVKQLKDFNYGGYWFDEEASTATELVFKREEQ, encoded by the coding sequence ATGCTAGCCATCATTTCCCCTGCTAAAACGCTTGATTTTGAAACGAAAATTGACGGTTTTACCTTTTCACAGCCAGAATTAACAACATATAGCCAACAACTTATTGAGATTTGCAAACAGCTATCGCCTACTGAAGTGGGCTCGTTAATGTCAATCAGCGATAAACTGGCAGCATTGAATGTGGCTCGTTTTACTGAGTGGCAAGTCGAACACACGGAAAAAAACAGCAAGGCGGCGATTTTTGCATTCAAAGGCGATGTTTATACTGGGCTAGAAGCAGAAACGTTGAACAAAACGGAAATTGCATATGCCCAACGCCATTTGCGAATGTTGTCAGGTCTATACGGCTTGCTCAAACCGTTGGATTTAATGCAACCGTATCGTTTGGAAATGGGCACGAAATTGGCAAACTCGCAGGGGAAAGATCTCTATGCGTTTTGGGGCAACGTCATTATCGAACATTTACAGCAAGCGATTGATGAGCAAGGGGATAATATTTTGGTTAATCTCGCATCTGATGAGTATTTCAGTGCGGTGAAGCCAAGCCAGCTCAACGCTCAAATCATCAAACCCGTTTTCTTAGATGAAAAAAATGGCAAATTTAAAGTCATCAGTTTCTATGCTAAAAAAGCCCGAGGAATGATGGTGCGTTTTATGCTCCAAACTCAACCGACTTCAGTTAAACAACTCAAAGACTTTAATTACGGCGGTTATTGGTTTGATGAAGAGGCTTCAACGGCAACAGAGTTGGTGTTTAAAAGGGAAGAGCAGTGA
- the rpsI gene encoding 30S ribosomal protein S9 — protein MTAANQNYGTGRRKSSSARVFIKPGSGNITINQRSLEVYFGRETARMVVRQPLELVELTDKLDLYITVKGGGISGQAGAIRHGITRALIEYDETLRPALRAAGFVTRDARRVERKKVGLHKARRRPQYSKR, from the coding sequence ATGACAGCAGCAAATCAAAACTACGGCACAGGTCGCCGCAAAAGCTCTTCAGCTCGTGTATTTATCAAACCGGGCAGTGGTAACATTACCATCAACCAACGCTCTTTAGAAGTTTACTTCGGTCGTGAAACCGCTCGCATGGTGGTTCGTCAACCATTAGAGTTAGTTGAATTAACTGATAAATTAGACCTTTACATCACAGTTAAAGGTGGTGGTATTTCTGGTCAAGCGGGTGCAATCCGTCACGGTATCACTCGTGCATTGATCGAATACGACGAAACTTTACGTCCAGCGTTACGTGCTGCGGGCTTTGTTACCCGTGATGCTCGTCGTGTTGAACGTAAAAAAGTGGGTTTACACAAAGCACGTCGTCGTCCACAATACTCAAAACGTTAA
- the nanA gene encoding N-acetylneuraminate lyase produces the protein MKNLKGIFSALLVSFNEDGTINEKGLRQIIRHNIDKMKVDGLYVGGSTGENFMLSTEEKKEIFRIAKDEAGDAIALIAQVGSVNLKEAVELGKYATELGYDSLSAVTPFYYKFSFPEIKNFYETIIRETGSPMIVYSIPFLTGVNIGVAQFAELFENPKIIGVKFTAGDFYLLERLRKAFPNHLIYAGFDEMMLPATVLGVDGAIGSTFNVNGVRARQIFELAQQGKIKEAFEIQNVTNDLIEGILGNGLYQTIKGLLEEEGVQAGYCREPMTKSLTDAQKKVVKELKAKFL, from the coding sequence GAAGACGGTACTATCAACGAAAAAGGCTTACGCCAAATTATCCGCCACAACATCGATAAGATGAAAGTCGATGGCTTATATGTAGGCGGCTCAACGGGCGAAAACTTTATGCTTTCAACGGAAGAGAAAAAAGAGATCTTCCGCATTGCAAAAGACGAAGCAGGTGATGCGATCGCATTAATCGCACAAGTTGGTAGCGTAAATTTAAAAGAAGCGGTAGAGCTTGGTAAATATGCAACCGAATTAGGCTACGACAGCCTTTCAGCGGTAACCCCGTTCTACTACAAATTCAGCTTCCCAGAAATCAAAAACTTCTACGAAACCATCATTCGTGAAACCGGCAGCCCAATGATCGTTTACTCAATCCCATTCTTAACGGGCGTAAACATCGGTGTGGCACAATTCGCAGAATTATTTGAGAACCCGAAAATCATTGGTGTGAAATTTACTGCGGGTGATTTCTACCTATTAGAGCGTTTACGCAAAGCCTTCCCGAACCACTTAATCTACGCAGGTTTCGATGAAATGATGTTACCAGCAACGGTATTAGGTGTAGATGGTGCAATCGGCTCAACCTTCAACGTAAACGGTGTGCGTGCTCGTCAAATTTTTGAATTAGCACAACAAGGCAAAATCAAAGAAGCATTCGAAATCCAAAACGTCACCAACGATTTAATCGAAGGCATCTTAGGCAACGGTTTATATCAAACTATCAAAGGTTTATTAGAGGAAGAAGGCGTACAAGCAGGCTATTGCCGTGAGCCAATGACCAAATCATTAACTGATGCACAGAAAAAAGTCGTGAAAGAACTAAAAGCGAAATTCCTATAA
- a CDS encoding YhcB family protein — MEHWSNEIWLAIVSAFLIGFILGYVVLRATNANVQKQHKLEQDLKSAAEKIDQQKDQLEQHFQQSAALLSTLAEDYKKLYTHLAKSSETLLPDDAQQKIEFFKQPQIENKPAKDDQPKDYSEGSSGLLKS, encoded by the coding sequence ATGGAACATTGGTCAAATGAAATTTGGTTAGCAATTGTTTCTGCATTTTTAATCGGATTTATTTTAGGCTATGTTGTCTTGCGAGCAACAAATGCTAACGTGCAAAAGCAACATAAACTGGAACAAGATTTAAAATCCGCGGCAGAAAAAATTGATCAGCAAAAAGATCAATTAGAGCAACACTTTCAACAATCTGCAGCACTGCTTTCTACGTTAGCGGAAGATTATAAAAAACTTTACACTCATTTGGCGAAAAGCTCAGAAACATTGTTGCCTGATGATGCTCAACAGAAAATCGAATTTTTCAAACAACCACAAATTGAAAATAAACCTGCAAAAGATGATCAACCGAAAGATTACTCTGAAGGTTCGTCTGGTTTGTTGAAATCTTAA
- the rplM gene encoding 50S ribosomal protein L13, producing the protein MKTFVAKPETVKRDWYVVDATGKTLGRLATELARRLRGKHKAEYTPHVDTGDYIIVINADKVAVTGKKESDKIYYWHTGYVGGIKNATFKEMIARRPEAVIEIAVKGMLPKGPLGRAMFRKLKVYAGSEHNHAAQQPQVLDI; encoded by the coding sequence ATGAAAACTTTTGTAGCAAAACCAGAAACAGTAAAACGTGACTGGTATGTAGTAGATGCGACAGGTAAAACTTTGGGTCGTTTAGCTACTGAATTAGCACGTCGTCTTCGTGGTAAACACAAGGCTGAGTACACTCCACACGTTGATACAGGCGATTACATCATCGTGATCAATGCGGACAAAGTAGCAGTAACAGGCAAAAAAGAATCTGATAAAATCTACTACTGGCACACTGGCTATGTAGGTGGTATCAAAAATGCAACCTTCAAAGAAATGATTGCTCGTCGTCCAGAAGCAGTGATTGAAATTGCGGTTAAAGGTATGTTGCCAAAAGGCCCATTAGGTCGTGCAATGTTCCGTAAGTTAAAAGTGTATGCAGGTTCTGAACATAACCATGCGGCACAACAACCACAAGTTTTAGATATCTAA